The Paramicrobacterium fandaimingii DNA segment TGCTCTTCAAGCGCGCTCGCGGCACCGCGCATCAAAACGGCGAAGTTTGGGTCTTCGAAGAGTCTGTCGTGCGATTCCGTGAGCAGAAACGCCACAGAGTTCGCGCGCGACGTCGCGAGGTTTCGCGCGTGCGGGTTGATGCGGTACCCGGTCTTCTTGATCGCGGCGTTCACGGCATGAAGCGAGTCGGGACTCACCCAGTGACCGCCGTTGAGCACCCGCGAGACGGTTCCGCGCGACACCCCCGCTGCCGTGGCGACGTCGTCGATCGTGGGGCGACGACGCGGGGAGGGGGTGCTCACGCCACCAGCATATGGGAGCATGCGCCGTACGCTTGGGATTGCCGTGCGCTCACGCTTTCACCGCTCCTGCGGCCAGGTCGACCCGCCAGAAGCGCTGAAGAAGGAAGAACAGCAGAATGAGCGGAATCACGGCGAGCAGGGATCCGGTGACGACGAGGGTGTAGAGCGCCGGAGCGGATGCCCCCTGATTCAGCAGACCGCTGAGGCCCACAGTGATCGGGTACAGGCTGTCGCTGCCCAGCATGATGTACGGAAGCATGAAGTTGTTCCACACGGCGACGAACTGAAACAGAAAGATCGTCACAAGACCGGGCGCCATCATCGGCATCGCAATGGTGTGGAAGATGCGCAGCTCCCGTGCGCCTTCCGTGCGCGCCGCCTCGACGACGTCGGTCGGCACGGATGCCGCGGCATAGATGCGCGCGAGGTAGATGCCGTACGGGCTGATGATCTGCGGGAGCAGAACCGACCAATAGGTGTTCGTCAGCCCGACCTCGGCGAAGAGGAAGTACTGCGGAATGGCAAGGATGACCCCGGGCACGAGAACGCCCATGAGAAGCACCTTGAACACTGTGCCTTTGCCAGGGAACGAGAACTTCGCCAGCACATAGCCCGAGAGCGCCGAGACGTAGGTTGAGGCGAACGCGCCGACTCCGGCATACAGCGCCGTGTTCAGCATCCATCGCCAGAAGAGTCCGTTGCGGTATTGCGTGAGCTCGACGATGTTGTCCCAGAGGTGCGTGCTCGGCGCGAGAGTGAATGTCGAAAACAGCTCTGAGCCATCTTTCGTCGACGCCATCACCACCCAGATAACCGGAAGCAGGCAGTACAGCGCGCCGATGAGCAGAATCGCCGTGGAGAGAACGCTGATCGGCTCACGCCGATCTGGTCTGTGCGTCGGCGATGCTGTCGACCCGGGTTTCACATGTGCATACGTCGTCATGTCAGTCCTCCTGCCCGAACGCCCGCTTCTGCACGACCCGCAGAAAGAAGAACGAGAGAGCAAACGTGGCGATGGCGATCACGATCGACGTCGCTGCGGCTGAGTAGATGTCGTCGCGCGTGAACGCATCGCGGTACACGAGCATGAGAGGCGACCAGCTTGTCGACAGACTGTTCGAGAGCGGTCGCAGGATCGTCGGTTCCGCGAAGACTTGAAGCGTCGCGATCATCGAGAACAGCCCCGTCATCACGAGCGCTGGCGCGATGATGGGAACTTTGATGCGCAGGGCGATCTGCACCTCGCTCGCGCCGTCGATCTTTGCCGCCTCGTAGATCTCGCTCGGCACGGCGCGCAGAGACGTGTACAGCACAATCATGTTGAAGCCGACGCCTCCCCAGAGTGCGATGTTCGCAATGCCGAACAGCACGAGATCACTCGAGAGCACTCGCGGGGCATCCCAGCCGAGCCGCTCGAAGACGTAATAGAACGGACTCACGGCCGGAAGGTAGAGAAAACCCCACAGCAGGGAGCTGATCACACTGGGCACGGCATAGGGAAGGAAGATCGTCAGACGCGAGAACCCGACGGCGCGCGTGCGCTTCGAATCGAGAAGCAGAGCGAACAGCAGAGCAAGAAGCAGCATCGTCGGAATGAGCACGACGCCATAGAGCAGAACCCTGCCGACACTCGCGCCGAACTCCGTGTTGGTGAGCGTCGTCACATAGTTCTCGATCCCCGCGAACGAGAGCGACTTGCCCCCAGAACCAAGACCGAGCCCGACAATCTCCTGCTTCTGAAAACTCAGAATCAGCGTGTAGACGATCGGAGCGAGCATGAACAGCACAAACAGCACGATTCCCGGCATGAGCATGCCGTACGGGGTGAGCACCCGCGTGCGAAAACTGCCGCGCCTGGTGCCGGGCGCTGCCCGCGCCGCTGTCTTTCGTTGGCGCACTGAGAGCTCTGCCTGCATCGCTGCCTCCGAATGCTCGGGCCGCCGGAGTGCTCGCGCACCCCGGCGGCGACGTGGTTATTTGACGGTGAATCCGCTGTCGACGAGATCGTCCGTTGTGATCTTCTGCATCGCGGCGAGCGCCGTGAGGAACGCATCAGCGGTCTTCGCCTGTGCCGCCTTCGCGAATTCGTCGTTGTAGGCGCTGTACGCGACATTCACGTTCGGCCCGTAGGTGAACGAGTTGACGGAGTCTGCGGCCTTGGCGGCAACGTCGTAGAAGTCATCCTGGTTGCTGAAGAACTCCGGTGCCGTCGTCAGCGCCGCCTTGGCAGCCTTCGTGTCGGCCGGGTAGATTCCGGCAACGTCGGCGAGGGCTTTCACAGCCTCGGGGTCGGTATTGAGCCACGTGACGAATTCAAGGGCTGCTTTCGGATGCTTCGACTGCGACGTGACGCCTGTCGACGAGCCACCCCAGTTGCCGTTTGCCGGAGCGCTGGCATCCCATTGCGGAAGCTCTGCCGCTACCCATTTGCCCTGGGTGTCCGCAGCGTTGCCCGAGAGCACTCCGGGTGCCCAGACCGAGCTGACCCAGCCGACCTGCGTTCCATCGTTCAAGCCGGCGTTCCATTCGGGCGTGTACATCGGCTTGTTGTCGATGACACCCTCTTCGACGAGTCCGCCCCAGTACTCGGCAACCTTCTGCGACGCTGCCGAGTCAATGTCGACGCCCCAGGCGTCGCCGTCGATGGACCACCATGACGCGCCAGCCTGCTGCGTGAGCCCGGTGAACCAGCCCGCGTCGTTTGCCGAGAATGTGCCGAGGTACGAATCCGGATCCTTCTCGTGAATGGCACGCGCGAGGTCGGCGTACTCGTCCCACGTCTTCGGAACGCTCAGACCATACGAGTCGAGGATGTCTTGGCGGTAGTACGCCATCATCGGGCCGGTGTCCTGCGGAATCGCATAGACGGCGTCGCCTCCGAGCGTCACCGAGTTCCACACGCCGTCGGGGAACGATGAGGCAAGGTCGCTGCCACCGTATTCGGACAGGTCTGCGAGAGCATCCGATGCCACGAGTGTGGGGATCTTCTGATACTCGGCCTGAATCAAGTCGGGGGCGCCGCTGCCGGCCTTTACCGCAGTGAGCAGCTTGGTGACCGCGGGGTCACCGCCATCTTGCTTGCTCACGGTCACCTGAATGTCGGGATGGTCGTCGTTCCAGATCTTCACGACCTTTTCCAGGTTGGGCGCCCATGCCCAGTAGCTCAGTTTGACGGGGCCGCTGGATTCTCCGCCCGCGTCGGCGGAACAGCCCGTGGCCAGCAGCGCGGCTGCGGCGATCGCGACGACCGCTGTTGCGCGAAGTGATGAACGCATTCGTCCTCCTTGTCGAAAACACGTCCTGTGCGCAGATGTGCGGCACAGCGGCCCACGAGAATGTCCGAAACCCTGTGAGCGGTTCTAGTTACGCACAGTGACTGATTCCTTGTCAAGCGTGAACTTTCCATCGACAAGCCACACGTCGAACTGTGATAGAACTGTAACCGCACACAGTCAGAGGAGATGACATGACCTGGATCCCCGGACGCACCGGCTTTCGCTACGGAGGCGACTACAACCCCGAGCAGTGGAGCAGCGAGGTGTGGGCCGAAGACATCCGGCTGATGCAGGATGCCGGCGTGAACCTGGTAAGCATCGGCATCTTCTCGTGGGTCATGCTCGAACCCCGCGAGGGCGAATACGACTTCAGCTTTCTCGACGAGATCATTGGGATGCTGTCGGACGCCGGCATCGATATCGACCTGGCCACCCCGACGGCAGCGCCCCCGGCGTGGTTCTGGAAGGCATACCCCGACTCCCACCCCGTGCTGCGCGACGGCACACGCGTCGGGTTCGGATCCCGCGGCATGGTGAGCCCAAGTTCCCCCGACTACAGACGCGCCGCGACGGCCATCGCGTCGAAGCTCGCTGAGCGGTACGGCACACATCCGGCCGTTGTGATGTGGCATGTGCACAACGAATATGGTGCCCCCATCAGCGACAGCTACGACGACAACTCGGTGACGGCGTTCCGCGCGTGGCTGCGGACCCGTTACGGCACGCTCGACACGCTCAATCGCGCCTGGGGAACACAGTTCTGGGGTCAGACCTACGGCGAATGGGACGAGATCGATGCTCCTCGTCAATCGGCGAGCGTCAGCAACCAGGCCCAACGCCTCGACTTTCAGCGATTCACGTCAGACGCTCTTCTCGCGTGCTTCACGGCAGAACGCGATGCAATTCGCGCCCACTCCGACCGCCCCATCACAACGAACTTCATGGCAACGAACTGCCCCTCGGTCGACTACTGGAAGTGGGCGAAAGAAGTCGACATCGTCGCAAACGATCATTACCTTGCGGCCGAGCGCACAGACAACCACGTCATGCTCGCCATGGATGCCGACCTCACCCGATCGCTCGCGGCATCCGAGCCCTGGATTCTGATGGAGCACTCGAGCTCCGCCGTCAACTGGCAGCCGCGCAACATCGCGAAGCGGCCTGGAGAGCTGGCCCGCAACAGCCTTCAGCATGTCGCACGCGGGTGCGACGCTGTGATGTTCTTTCAATTTCGCGCGAGCAGGTACGGCGCAGAGAAGTTTCACTCGGCGATGCTCCCCCATGCGGGAACGAACAGTCGAGTCTGGCGCGAGGTCGTCGGCCTCGGCGGTGAGCTCGCCTCGCTGAGCGAGGTGGCAGGGAGCCGCGTGAGCGCACGCGTGGCGATCGTGTGGAGCATTGAATCGTTCTGGGCAATGGATCTCGATTGGCGTCCGTCTGCGGATCTCGATCATCGAGAACGCATCGAGGCGTTCTATTCGTCGCTGTGGCGCCGCGGAGTGACCGTTGACTTTGTGCATCCCAGCGCTGACCTCACTGGTTACGCCGCCGTGTTCGCGCCAAGTCTGTACCTGCTGGCGGATGCCGAGGCGGCCAACATCCGCGAGTACGTCGCCGGCGGCGGCATCCTCGCCGTTTCATACTTCTCGGGGATCGTCATGGCGAACGACGAAGTGCCCGCCGGCGCATACCCCGGGCAGCTGCGCGAGGTGCTCGGCCTCGCGGTGCACGAGTTTCTCCCCCTGCGCGACGGCGAGCTCGTCACGCTCGACACCGGGGCGACCGGCTCGGTGTGGGCAGACGACATCGTGCTCACGGGGGCCGAGGCCGTCGCCAACTATACGAACGGCCCAGCGGCTTCCGGCGTCGCCATCACTCGCAATCGCCATGGGCGCGGTGCAGCGCACTACGTGTCAACGACGCTTGCCTCCGTTGACCTGGATCGCTTCGTGGAGTCGGTGCTTGACGACGCTGGTGTTGCACATGCCGTGCTGCCCGACGGGCTCGAGATCGTCACGCGCGAGTCCGAAAGTCAGCGCGTCCGATTTCTGCTCAACCACAGTGATGATGCGATCGAGTACGAAGGCAACCAGGTGGAAGGCGGCGCCGTTTTCGTTGTTCGCGAGAACGCCGATGCCGTGCCGCATTACGGCGCATGACGTCGAGAGATTGGCGACGTGCTGAGTCGTTCGTAGCCTGAGCACAACGAAAGGACGTCGCCATGACCCTCACAGACACTGTCGCACCCGCATCCGCTCCCACCGTTTCCGTCGAGGAGCGCGCTGAGCGACTCGCCTCGGCTGGCACCGCCTGGGGCGAGCGCATTCAGAAGGCCCCCTCGAGCGCCAACCTCACCTACACGGTGACCGGTGAGGGTTCGGGCTCCGTTGCGTCGACGATCCGCGCGGGAAAGCACACGTTCACTGTGGACGAACCTGCCGCTCTCGCCGGTGACGACGTGGCGGCAAGCCCCGTCGAGGTTGCACTCGGCGCGCTCATCTCGTGTCAGATCGTCGTCTACCGCCTGTACGCGCAGAACCTCGGCATTCAGGTCGATGACATTCAGGCATCCGCCGAGGGCGACCTCAACGTCACCGGTTTGTTCGGAATCGACGAGAACGTTCGCCCGGGATTCAGCGCGGTGCGCCTGAACATCACAGTTACCGGTCCGGAAACACAGGAGCGCTACGACGAACTGCACGCCGCCGTTGACGCCCACTGCCCCGTTCTCGACCTGTTTGCCAACGCGACTCCCGTAAACGTCACCATCGTCAAGGGCTAAGCCAATCCGCCACGGCCGTGGCAACGAATACCACGTGTGATCACCCTTGCCGAACCCGTTACCCGACGAGCGCATGCAGATGCGCTGGGTGGTTTGCGTGCAATACTGGCACCTGTGACAGCGGAAACCGGGGCGCCCATTGCTCCCCGAGACGAGCCGTCTCACGACGTCGCAACCCTTGTGACGGCCGTCGCCTCGGGCGATCAACGCGCGTTCGGCGACCTCTACGACGCTGTCGCCGCCCGTGTTCACGGGCTGGTGCGACGCATCCTCATTGACGACGCGCAGTCCGAAGAGGTGACGCAGGAGATCTTTCTTGAGATCTGGCAATCTGCTCCGCGCTTTGACGCAACGCGCGGAAGCGCCATCGGCTGGATCTTCACTCTCGCCCACCGCCGCGCCGTCGATCGCGTGCGCTCGGCACAGTCAACACGCGACCGCGACGAGCGCATTGCCAAGCGCGACACCGACACCGCCTATGACCCCGTAGCAGAAGAGGGCGATGCGCGAATCGAGAGTCAGCGGGTTCATCGCGCCCTGCGCGAACTGTCTGGCGCCCAGCGCGAAGCGATAACGTTGGCCTACTACGGCGGCTTCTCGCAAAGCGAAATCGCCGAACGCCTCGATACCCCGATCGGAACAGTGAAGACACGCCTTCGAGACGGAATGATCAGGCTTCGATCTCTTTTGGGGGTGACGACATGACTCGCGACAAGGATGCCGAGGCAGCTTCGCACGCCCTCGATGCTGATTCTGCCGAGGAGCACGCCGCCTTCGACAGCGAACTGACGAGCAATGACGCGCTGCGCCGAACCCAGGCCGGCTTCGATGACGTCGCACGGGAACTCGCCGAGGCGACGACACCCATTGCGCCACCTGCAGACATGAAATCGCGACTGATGTCGGCAATTTCGGATCTGCCACAGCACACGGCCGAACCCGCGGATGACGCACCCGCCGCCGCGCCGGCCTCCGAGCCGACTCAGCCCCCCGAGCCGCTCCCGGCCGCCGAACCGCGGATGACGAATGCGGAGAAGCGCGCGCAGCGTCGCTGGTACTCACGCCCCGCGACGATCGCGGTGGCTGCCGTCGCGGCATCCGCCCTGATCTTCGCCGGAGGTACCGCTGTCGGCACCCTCGTCACCAACGACTCCATCTCGGCGCAATCCGAAGCCGCCGACAAACTCGCCGCAATCAATGCCGCAGACGATACGCAGCGCACGAGCATCGAATCAAACGGCACGACGGCAACCGTCGTGTGGTCGGCATCGCTCGAGCTGTCGGCCGTGGTGATGGACGAGTTGCCTGCTGCCCCCGATGGCAAGGTCTACGAGGCGTGGTACATCGGTGACGGCGGAGCGGTGGCTGCGGGAACATTCACCGCAGAGCCTGACACGACATGGCACGTTCTTGACGGCACGTTCACACCGGGCACGGTGATCGGCATCACCGTCGAACCCGACGGCGGCTCTGAGCAGCCAACGACCGACCCCGTCATGGTGTTCGAAACGGCATAACCGCCACCCAACACGGGCTACCGGCTACCGCTACAGGCCGCTGGCCAAGCGCCGCGCTTCGCGATCGCACACGCCGCACAACACGCGGCATCCGCTCCGTTGGCGGCAGGTGCTCTTCGAAGGTGAAGGGGTACCCGGCATAGGTGCGAGGGACGCCGCTGATGGAAAGAAAAGAATCTGAGAATCTTCCAATCCACTCTCGCCAGGGTTCCGAACCCCGTATGCAATCAGCCGTTCCACAACTGGAACGAAAGACAAAGGAGTGATCATGCGCACCACATCACGAAAAGCATTCGCTGCACTCGCAATCGCAGCAGCAGCGACCCTGACGTTCGCGGGCTGTTCATCGAGCAGTGACATGTCGAAGGATGACGACTCGAGCCAGAGCCAGTCAACGCCGAAGGAGAGCGAGTCGAACGAGTCGATGGCCGATCCCGCCTCTGACCTCGTTGGTGCTGGCTGCTCGGCCTACGCCGACCAGGTTCCCGACGGTCCCGGATCGATCAAGGGCATGTCGGCAGACCCCGTCGCCGTCGCGGCATCGAACAACCCCATGCTGACAACGCTCGTCTCTGCGGTCTCCGGAGAGCTCAACCCCGATGTGAACCTCGTCGACACGCTGAACGGTGACGAGTTCACCGTCTTCGCACCGGTCGATGACGCGTTCGGCAAGATCGACGCCGAGACGCTCGAGATGCTGAAGACTCCCGAAGGAGCAGAGACACTCACCAGCATCCTGACCTACCACGTTGTTCCCGGGCAGATCGCACCCGATGCGATTGCCGGTGAGCACGACACCGTTGAGGGCGAGACCGTTGAGGTGACCGGAAGCGGTGACGACCTCATGGTTGGCGATGCCAGCGTCATCTGCGGTGGCGTTCACACGGCAAATGCAACCGTCTACCTGATCGACTCGGTGCTGATGCCGCCGTCGATGGGCTAACGCTAGTTTCCCAGAATCGGGTGACGGAACGCTCGCGTTCCGTCACCCGATCTGTGTGTCACGACTCTGCGCGGCGCCGTAGGACGCCACAAACATGTGCACGTCTGGGGATCGCCGGTCTCTGACACGTCTTACTGAGATTCGCGTTCCTGAGATTCGCGCTGTCTCCACTCGTCGGAGAGCAGCGCGTATTCCATGCCGTCAAGCCAGCCAAGAGTGCGGTGCAGGCTCTCGCGCACGGTGTGGCTCTCGCGTCGCATGCCGAGTCGCTCCATGAGCCGCCACGACGGTTCGTTGTCTGCGAAGCATCCCGCCGACACACGGCGCAGCTCGAGATCTTCGAAGCACAGGCGCAGAACTTCGCGCATCGCCTCGCTCGCAAACCCCTGCCCCTGCGCGCTTGGCGCAAGGCACCAGCCCAGCTCTGCCTGCGTATCGCGGGCACGGTCGCTCACCTCATCTTGAGCCCACGCGTCGCCGATTCCGACCATGACGTCACCGATGATCACGCCGTTCTGCTCGACGACGAGCTTGCCCGCGAGCTTCGCCGGGTCGCAAAAGCGACGCCGAAATTCATCGGGGTCGGTGCCGTCTGACGGCATCCACATATTGACATCAGGATGCTGCCGATAGGCACGCACTGCTTCGACGTCAGCGGCCTCAGCCCGTCGAATCGTGAGCCGCTCCGTCTGCACGGGGAAGGCCACATCGTTGAATGTCGGTGCCATGAAACTTCCTCTCGTGTGTTGCCATCGCTCATTGTGCCACCGGCCGGTGACACTCACGGCACGTCGAGGATGCGATCTTCGCCCACAACCGGAACGACAGAGCCAGCGGATGCCGCCGCAATATCTGCTGTCAGCTGGCGCAGCTCGGCGGGCGGCACCCACAGTTCGAAGGTCGCCACGGCAGCGTAGTGCGGCTCGTCGAGGCGGGCGCCGTGCTGAGGCGCCCACTCGCGCAGCATATTGTCGAAGCGCCCGGCGTCGACGTGGGCGACGTCGAGCGTCACGCGCGTGAGCATCTCGCGCCGCACCGGCGCGGCACGGTCAAGGGCTTCAGACGTCGCGCTCGAATAGGCGCGGATCAGCCCGCCCGCTCCGAGCTTGACACCACCGAAGTACCGCGTGACGACGGTGACGACATCGGTGAGCTCGCGTCGACGCAGCACCTCAAGCATTGGCACCCCCGCGGTGCCCGACGGCTCCCCGTCGTCTGACGACCGAGCCTGGTCCCCCAGCACGCCGGTGACCATCGCGACGCAGTTGTGCCGAGCATCCCAATACCGCTTCTTCACCCGGGCAATGACCGCGTCGGCGTCGTCAGGGGAGCCCACAGGAGCAACGTGCGCGATGAACCGCGACTTGGTGATGACAATCTCGTTGTCGATCGGTGCGGCGATCGTCGACGGGTAGCTGCGCGAGGGGATCATCGTGCCCAGCCTAACCAGTCGGCACCCGGTGCGATGAGGGGCTGCGTCCGGCACCACGGCGCACACATGAAAGCATGGAGCCATGAGCTCCAACGCATCCGCAAATCTCTCCCGCTCCGAAACCGCCGACCGCTCCGCAGCGCTGACGCTGCACCGCGCGCACGTCGAGCTAGACCTGCGACGAGCACAGGATGCCGCGGCCACGACATTTCTCACAACGACGACGCTCGAGTTCGACGCCGACCTCAGCCTCGCCGATTCCACGTGGGTCGACTTCATCGGCGAGAACGTCGAACAGGTGACGCTCAACGGCGAGAACGTTCCCGTTCAGTACGACGGTGCGCGCATTCAGATCGCCGGCCTTGCGGCATCCAATTCGCTCACCATCACGGCGAACGGCGTGTACTCCCGCTCTGGCGAGGGACTGCACCGCTTCGTTGACCCCGCCGATGGCGAGACCTACCTCTATACGCAGTACGAGCCCGCGGACTCCCGCCGTGTGATTGCCTGCTTCGAACAGCCCGATATGAAGGCGCGCTTCACGTTCACGGTGCACGCCCCGACCGGCTGGCATGTGCTGTCGAATCAGAGTGCCGTCGCCCGGCACGAGACACCGGATGCTGCGTCGCAGACTGTCGAGTTCGCACCAACGCTGCCCATCTCGAGCTACATCACGGCGGTGGCCGCCGGGCCCTACCACCGCGTCGGCGCCGAGTGGAGCCGGGGCGACCAGACCGTTGCGCTTGGCGTGTTCTGCCGAGCATCGCTTGCCGAGCACCTCGATGCAGACGAGATCGTCGAGGTGACCCAGCAAGGCCTCGACTTCTTCACCTCGAACTTCGATTACCCCTATCCGTGGGGAAAGTACGACCAGATCTTCGTGCCCGAATACAACCTCGGGGCCATGGAGAATCCGGGGCTTGTGACGTTCACGGAAGCCTACGTGTTTCGCGGCGCCTCAACCGAGTCGCAGCACGAAGGTCGCGCCAACACGATCCTGCACGAGATGGCCCACATGTGGTTCGGCGATCTCGTGACCATGCGCTGGTGGGATGATCTGTGGCTGAAGGAGTCGTTCGCCGACTACATGGGCACCCTCGCGGCCGCCGAGGCAACGCGCTTCAGCGATGCGTGGGTGACGTTCGCCAACCGGCGCAAGGCGTGGGCGTACGCGCAAGACCAGCTGCCGACGACGCACCCGATCGTCGCCGACATCGTCGACCTCGAAGCGGCGAAGCTCAACTTCGACGGCATCACCTATGCCAAGGGCGCAGCCGTGCTGAAGCAGCTCGTCGCATTCGTCGGCCGTGATGCGTTCTTCGAGGGCGCCCGCCGCTATTTCAAGCACCACGAGTTCGGCAACACGACGCTCGACGACCTGCTTGTGCAGCTCGAAGAGACGTCGGGGCGTGACGTTCGCGCCTGGTCGACGGCGTGGCTCGAGACAACGGGTGTTGCAACGTTGGCGATCGAGACGGATGCTGCGGGGCAGCGTACGATCACGCAGACCATCCCCCGACAGAAGCCGCGGCCGCATCGCCTTGCCGTCGCCGCCTACGACCTCGTCAACAACCGGCTCGTGCTGCGCGATTCGATCGATATCGATATTGACGGCGAACGCACGCACGTCGATGTGCCCGCGGCCGATCTCACCCTGCTGAATGCCGGCGATCTCACGTATGCGAAGGTGCGTCTCGACGCGTCGAGCCTCGCCGCCGTCGAGTCATCTCTCGACACACTCGACGACGCCCTCTCACGGGGTCTCGTGTGGTCGTCACTGTGGAATGCCGTGCGTGACGGCGAGCTTCGGGCATCCCGTTTTCTGCGCATCGTGCGACGCTATGCCCCGAGCGAGAGCAACGTCGGGCTGCTCACATCGGTGCTGGCAAACGCCGCATTCGCCCTGTCGCACTACGTCGCCGATGCCGAGCGCGACGACGAGCGCCGCTCCTGGCTCGACGCCGCTTGGAGCGGAGCGTTCACCGCGAAGCCGGGCTCGGGGCACCAACTCGCGTGGGCGCGTGCCCTCGCGACGGCAGCCGCCTCCGACGATGGGCGGGCCGACGGCATCCGGGCGATTCTCGATGGAACGGGCGACGCCCCCGAAGGCCTTTCGCTCGATGCTGATCTACGCTGGATGCTCGTGATCGCGCTTGCCGCAACAGGCCACGCCACACCAGACGAGATCGACGACGAGCTCACACGAGACAACACCTCAAGCGGAGTGACGGCGCACCGCGAGGCTCGGGCCGCGCTGCCAGAGCAGAGCGTGAAGGATGCCGCGTGGCACTCGGCGTGGACCGACACGAGCCTCACCAACGATCATCTCTCGGCGACGATCGAGGGGTTCGGCGCCGCGGAGCGTCGCGACCTCACCTCCGGCTTCGACGCCGAGTACTTCGAGCGCATTCGCGAGACGTGGCAGTCGCGCAGCATCGAGATCGCCAGGCGGCTCGTGCTCGGGCTGTTCCCCGAGAGCGACTCGCTTGACGTGGTAGACGCCTGGCTCACCGAGAACGAGGACGCCCCCGGGGCTCTCGTGCGTCTCGTGACAGAACAGCGTGACAAACTCGCGCGCGATCTGCGGGTGCGCGCCGCGCAGTAGACGGGCGAGGCGCTGTTCAAGCATTCGGAGATCTCGGCCGACACGCCGTGGTGGCGCGCACGACACGCCGCCACGGAAGGACAATCTCCGAATAAGTGAACGTCGGTGGCGGGCCGTATGCTCAGACGACACCGCAACGAGACGAGGGAGAACCGTGGCCGACCGCGACATCGTGTATATGGACTCCGCCGAGGCCTGGTGGCAGTGGCTCGCCGACAACCATGAGTCGTCGGACGGCGTGAGGCTGGCGATCCCCAAAAAGGGCAGCGGGCAGCCGGGGCCGACGAACCTTGAGGCGCTCGAGAGCGCGCTCTGCTTCGGCTGGATCGACGGTGTGCGGAACCGCCTCGACGACACGCACTTTCTGCAGTCGTTCATGCCGAGGCGGCCCCGCGGCACGTGGTCGCAGGTCAACCGCGATCGCGTCGAGCGTCTGATCGACGCGGGCCGCATGCAGCCGGCGGGCAGGCGCGAGATCGATCGCGCGAAGGCAGACGGACGATGGGATGCCGCATACGCACCAGCATCCACGATCGAGGTTCCGCCCGAGCTCGAGGCCGAGCTGGCGAAGAACCCCAAGGCTGCCGAGTTCTTCGCCACCCTCACGGGGCAGAATCGCTATGCTTTCCTGTTCCGCATCGTCACGGCGAAGCGCGCCGAGACTCGCGAGCGCCGTGCCGCTCAATTCGTCGAGATGTTGGAACGCGGCGAGACGCTCCGCTCCTGACCGAGTGCTCCGTCCAGAGGCTGACCCAGTTCTCGACGGTCAGCTGTTTGGGCAAGCGAGCCCGGGGTGCGGCGGTTGACAGCCACGCGTCGGCGTCCGTTCTCGACAGCGATGTGGCGCCCGCGATGATATGCGCGAGACTTACGCCGCGGCCGGTGAAGACACGCTGCGCGAAGCGCTGATATGCCGCTTGCTCGCCCGCGGGCAGCAGCATCCGCCTGGTGATGGAGAGAACGCCGCCATCAACACTGGGCATCGGCCTGAACGAGTGAGCGGGAACGCGTTCACGCAGCTCG contains these protein-coding regions:
- the sigK gene encoding ECF RNA polymerase sigma factor SigK; its protein translation is MTAETGAPIAPRDEPSHDVATLVTAVASGDQRAFGDLYDAVAARVHGLVRRILIDDAQSEEVTQEIFLEIWQSAPRFDATRGSAIGWIFTLAHRRAVDRVRSAQSTRDRDERIAKRDTDTAYDPVAEEGDARIESQRVHRALRELSGAQREAITLAYYGGFSQSEIAERLDTPIGTVKTRLRDGMIRLRSLLGVTT
- a CDS encoding IMPACT family protein, which encodes MIPSRSYPSTIAAPIDNEIVITKSRFIAHVAPVGSPDDADAVIARVKKRYWDARHNCVAMVTGVLGDQARSSDDGEPSGTAGVPMLEVLRRRELTDVVTVVTRYFGGVKLGAGGLIRAYSSATSEALDRAAPVRREMLTRVTLDVAHVDAGRFDNMLREWAPQHGARLDEPHYAAVATFELWVPPAELRQLTADIAAASAGSVVPVVGEDRILDVP
- a CDS encoding fasciclin domain-containing protein is translated as MRTTSRKAFAALAIAAAATLTFAGCSSSSDMSKDDDSSQSQSTPKESESNESMADPASDLVGAGCSAYADQVPDGPGSIKGMSADPVAVAASNNPMLTTLVSAVSGELNPDVNLVDTLNGDEFTVFAPVDDAFGKIDAETLEMLKTPEGAETLTSILTYHVVPGQIAPDAIAGEHDTVEGETVEVTGSGDDLMVGDASVICGGVHTANATVYLIDSVLMPPSMG
- the pepN gene encoding aminopeptidase N, whose protein sequence is MSSNASANLSRSETADRSAALTLHRAHVELDLRRAQDAAATTFLTTTTLEFDADLSLADSTWVDFIGENVEQVTLNGENVPVQYDGARIQIAGLAASNSLTITANGVYSRSGEGLHRFVDPADGETYLYTQYEPADSRRVIACFEQPDMKARFTFTVHAPTGWHVLSNQSAVARHETPDAASQTVEFAPTLPISSYITAVAAGPYHRVGAEWSRGDQTVALGVFCRASLAEHLDADEIVEVTQQGLDFFTSNFDYPYPWGKYDQIFVPEYNLGAMENPGLVTFTEAYVFRGASTESQHEGRANTILHEMAHMWFGDLVTMRWWDDLWLKESFADYMGTLAAAEATRFSDAWVTFANRRKAWAYAQDQLPTTHPIVADIVDLEAAKLNFDGITYAKGAAVLKQLVAFVGRDAFFEGARRYFKHHEFGNTTLDDLLVQLEETSGRDVRAWSTAWLETTGVATLAIETDAAGQRTITQTIPRQKPRPHRLAVAAYDLVNNRLVLRDSIDIDIDGERTHVDVPAADLTLLNAGDLTYAKVRLDASSLAAVESSLDTLDDALSRGLVWSSLWNAVRDGELRASRFLRIVRRYAPSESNVGLLTSVLANAAFALSHYVADAERDDERRSWLDAAWSGAFTAKPGSGHQLAWARALATAAASDDGRADGIRAILDGTGDAPEGLSLDADLRWMLVIALAATGHATPDEIDDELTRDNTSSGVTAHREARAALPEQSVKDAAWHSAWTDTSLTNDHLSATIEGFGAAERRDLTSGFDAEYFERIRETWQSRSIEIARRLVLGLFPESDSLDVVDAWLTENEDAPGALVRLVTEQRDKLARDLRVRAAQ
- a CDS encoding anti-sigma factor, whose protein sequence is MTRDKDAEAASHALDADSAEEHAAFDSELTSNDALRRTQAGFDDVARELAEATTPIAPPADMKSRLMSAISDLPQHTAEPADDAPAAAPASEPTQPPEPLPAAEPRMTNAEKRAQRRWYSRPATIAVAAVAASALIFAGGTAVGTLVTNDSISAQSEAADKLAAINAADDTQRTSIESNGTTATVVWSASLELSAVVMDELPAAPDGKVYEAWYIGDGGAVAAGTFTAEPDTTWHVLDGTFTPGTVIGITVEPDGGSEQPTTDPVMVFETA
- a CDS encoding GNAT family N-acetyltransferase, which translates into the protein MAPTFNDVAFPVQTERLTIRRAEAADVEAVRAYRQHPDVNMWMPSDGTDPDEFRRRFCDPAKLAGKLVVEQNGVIIGDVMVGIGDAWAQDEVSDRARDTQAELGWCLAPSAQGQGFASEAMREVLRLCFEDLELRRVSAGCFADNEPSWRLMERLGMRRESHTVRESLHRTLGWLDGMEYALLSDEWRQRESQERESQ